The window GCCTCTTCGCGGTGCGCCGCCTGATGCTGCTGCTCCCGCAGGGGCTCGGCATCGTGACCCTGATCTTCGTACTGTTTCGAGTGGTCCCGGGAGACCCCGCGCTGATCGTCGCCGGGCCGAACTCGACTCAGGCGCAGGTGGACGCGATCCGCCACGACCTCGGCCTCGACCGGCCGGTGTACGTCCAGTACGGCCGGTTTCTGCGCGACCTGGCGCGCGGCGACCTCGGCACCTCCCTCAGCCTGCGGATCCCGGTAACGACCGTGATCCTCGGCCGGTTGCCGGCCACGTTCGCGCTGATGATCGCCAGCCTCGCGGTGACGATCGCACTGGCCACCCCCACGGGTGTCATCGCGGCCGTCCATCCGCATGGCTTGCTCGCGCAGGTCATTACCGGGACATCGGTCCTCGCCCTGTCCATCCCGAATTTCCTGCTCGGGATGATCCTGATCGAGTACCTGGCCGTGCGACTGCGGCTGTTCCCGGCGGCCGGGACCGGCGGCGTCGCCTTCCTGATCATGCCGACCCTGGCCATCGCCGCCCGCCTTGTCGCCCTGGTCAGCCGGACGACCCGCGCAAGCGTCATCGAGGTTCTGGGCGAAGACTACGTCCGCACGGCGCGCGGCAAAGGCCTGAGCGTTCGCGCCGTCCTCTACCGCCATGCCCTCCGCCCGGCGGTCGTGCCCATTATCACCATGATCGGCCTGCAGGCCGGGTACCTGCTGGGCGGCTCGATCGTCGTCGAGACGTTGTTTGCGTACCAGGGGCTGGGGCAGGCGATGATTACGGCCGTCTCGCTGCGCGACTACTTCCTCGTGCAGGGGATTACCGCGGTCTACGTCGCCGGCTTCCTCCTGATCAATC of the bacterium genome contains:
- a CDS encoding ABC transporter permease; the encoded protein is MGLFAVRRLMLLLPQGLGIVTLIFVLFRVVPGDPALIVAGPNSTQAQVDAIRHDLGLDRPVYVQYGRFLRDLARGDLGTSLSLRIPVTTVILGRLPATFALMIASLAVTIALATPTGVIAAVHPHGLLAQVITGTSVLALSIPNFLLGMILIEYLAVRLRLFPAAGTGGVAFLIMPTLAIAARLVALVSRTTRASVIEVLGEDYVRTARGKGLSVRAVLYRHALRPAVVPIITMIGLQAGYLLGGSIVVETLFAYQGLGQAMITAVSLRDYFLVQGITAVYVAGFLLINLAVDLSYAVFDPRVRYA